The genomic segment attctttttcaggaagactggttaggtctgtctccttctctggtgtctctgtggtcttggtttgcctgtaattttgtcttttcatggtgataggaatagtttgcagagctgggactagtgatggctggaagagctttccttcttgttggtttgtggccttcctctcctgggagaatagcgacctctagtggcttgtgatgggtagctgcgtgcagacaggacttctgcttcctgcccggctgctatggactttatctctgctgctgctgtgggcgtgacctggctcgggctgctgctccaaagtggtggagttgcattggagggggagcgactgggaggctatttatctccgtaagggtcctCCATGCTCcttgcagcccaggggattagagtgcccagagttcccaggattccctacctctggattaagtgtcctgctctgcccctttaaaacttccaaaaagcacccgccaaaacaaaacaacgaccacaaaaaaacaTGGCcgctcttttttctttattctctggtgccagcctcgggcacccactcaccagacttgctgccctgtttccctagtatggGGGTCCCTaaccctttaagacttccaaaaagtgctcgccagaacaaaacaacaacaaaaaaaaaagaaaagaaaagaaaagaaaaaaagagaaaaaggtggccactcgcatttcttttgttctctggcgtcgggCTCCgatacctgctcaccggtcttgctgccctgtttccctagtatttgggtccctgtccttttaagacttccaaaaagcactcaccgcaacaaaacaacaacaaaaaagatggccgctcacttttatttttgtcctcCAGCACCGGCctctggtacccgctcaccagtcttgctgccctgtttccctagtatccagggccctgcgcatgcactgtgtctgcgcatgcactgtgtctgcgctctggtctggatggctagggctggatgttcagcagtcctgggctccttctccttcctgctctgactcctctcctacccccaggagctggggggaggggcgctcgggacccgccgaaccagggcttgtatcttaccccctttgtgaggcgctgggttctcgcaggtgtggatctggtctggatgttgtcctgtgtcctctggtctctattttaggaagagttgtctttgttatattttcatagatacatgtggttttgggaggagatttctgctgctctactcacgccgccatcctggctctgccccccctataatttgtctttttattgatatttacCATTTGTGGAACTATCATCCcaatttctgttcatttcttttttcctgtttcataAGTTCTCCTTTTTTGCAAGTctcttattttttgttaaaaaccGGACAATTTAATATAATAGTGTGGAAACTTTGGAAGTTTGAATCTTCTCCCTTCCTAATATTTTTACGTTGTTGTTTGGCTATAGTAGCTTGTTTAGtgagttttctaatattttttaaatgcataatctTTGTCTTTGTGGTCTCTGAGGTCTCTGTTCCTTTACTTATGGTCAGCTCATACTTTGACAAGAATAAGAGGTAACAAGTAATACAAAAACCagtatgaataataaaataaccagCATGTTCCCCACAGACAGTTCATTTACCTCTTTCTTGGGAAAGTGGAATGTAAAgctctggaggccctcacagGGGAAATTACCAGAGAGCTTTGTGTCTCTATAACTCCCTCCATGTCCCCATTAGCCTTTGAAATCCCAATATGACTCAACATGACATCATTGTGGAGGGAGCAGTCTGCATGCTGAACCAGGCTGGTGATCGTTCATTCATCTTAATGTTAATGCTTGTTAGTATCCAGGTCTTTCCCAGGATTTACTACACACCTATAACCGTAGTCGGGGAAAACACCCCAAGGTAAAAGTTACATTGATTGACTTAAAAATGATTGTCTCTAATAGAGATGCTTTAAAGacctttccttctttgttattTACAGACACAATTCTGTATATTTTGTGAGAGGTAAtcttattatgtttattttacaagTAAAAGAAGGCAACTAAGTACTTCTGAGGTCACAGGAAGAATGAAAAGTGGGTTCTGGAACTAACCGTGTTAATTTCCTTTCCTCCATTTCACCCTGCCTCAGACCCCTTGCAGCATCATGACTGCTGCCTGAACAACATCTTCTCTAGGAATATTTATGCACTATCCTACAGCTCACATTCTGATTTCAGACTCTTTAGAATCGTCTGTTCTTATTCTCTCACCAGACAGGTAAGAACCTATTTTCCATAGACCTCTTTTTGTGAGGAGTGTAATTCATGCAAAAACAGTGAGGCAGCTATACTTACTTTGAGTTGAGAACAGAAATAGgtattttcaatgtttttctaAATACGGAGGTGAGACTGGGATATGAATGTCAAAATTCCCATCAGTAAGGACTTTACTGGTACTTAAAACTATCATCCTGCTTTCCCAAAGATATGAACAAAAAGTAACATCGATGATTCTCAGATTAATTGAATGTTCATTTCATCTTGTTCACTAAATGTTGGCCTCTCATTGGAGGTAAAAAGCAAATCAGCAACAAAAAGGGCAGAGAAGAAAGTGATCTTTAAACTACAAAAGCTTCTAATATGAATTAACAAGATTCAAATGGCATTTGAAACATTTCCCTATAAACTCATGCTTATTATTACTAGCATATATACGTATTTCATGGTGCATAGCTAAAAAATAGAGTTTTGAGATGACAGAAATGAGAGAGGTAATGAGTTTGGGAAAGAGGGATGCTCATCCGAGCTAAGATACAGATTAGatttcaaggaagaaattaagCTACAGAATGGCTCACATGGATTTGCTGGAGCCACCAGTTGTATGGATGATGCAAAAGCAGgttggtgagactgagaaatatgGGTCAGCACAGACAATCTCTGTGGCCTTAGTGGTAGAGTAACGTGAAGAGGAAGGCTTCTGGACTTCAAAACTCATGCGCACCTGAAGCCCTGAACGTCACCATGCATTTTTCCCAAATGGACATAAACACATTCATCTCTTCCTAAGAATAATATTATAGTTAGACTCATCAGACTACTAAACACcagcattttattgttttttatgtatacccttatttaattctcatagtaATAGTATAAAGTAGGACTCTTTACTGTATTCATTTTgccaatggaaaaataaagtagcAATATGCTGAAGACCTAAGATGCTGAGGCAGCATATGAGGGCTCATGTGACCCCCATCCCACAGCCCGAGCTCTGTCCCTAATGCTTTGCTTTCTCCTCAGGTTTGCCTTTGCTGGTTATATACATGCCCCTGCCGCTCCAGTTACCCCACCTACTACCATGCATGTCTGTCCCAGGTACTTCACTGTGAAACCAAAACTGCTGAATTTGGACCAATGGAAATAATgagtaattgtaaatggagttaaaTTCAATGTGATACAAATGCAGTTAAGACTGTTGGACTTAGGGAACACCCAGTGTGGGTCCAAAGCATGGTGTGTTAATGAATACTCAtttgaatataaaaaattaacCTCTTTTGCATCAGAATATAAATGAGTATAATAACAAATCAAATTCATAATATTCTTGAGGGAATATAATGAATATACACCTAAAATGTCTAAAGCAATTCATGGCAGGTGAGTACTATTCAGGTACATGCTCTTAGCAGGACTGGGAAAAGTTAGCTGGCAGATATATTCATTCTGGGCAGGCCGTCTGGATCACGTTATTTAATTTTCTACATCTCAGtttacaaatttataaaatttaaaacctgggAAGATACTCCATAAAGGTCCTCAGATTCAAGAGCATGTAAATCTATATATAATTAACACACTTAGTATTGCTGTTAAACTCATTGTTTTTAAATCTGGAGAACCTTGAAATACAAGTTATTGCTGTAATGAAGTCATACATGTTGTATGtacatttttcaattaaaatttctttGTCATCACCCTGCTCTTTTCTTCTCACAGACACAGAATATTGTGAAATACTCAACACTGATGAAGAACAGGACAGAAGTGACACAGTTCGTCCTGCTGGGACTCACCGATGACCCAGGACTGCAGGTCCCCCTCTTTATAGTGTTCACGCTCATCTACCTCATCACTCTGATCGGGAATTTGGGGATTATTGTGTTGATACTGCTGGACTCTCGtctccacacacccatgtatttttttctcagtaacttGTCTCTCGTGGATTTTTGTTACTCTTCAGCTGTCACTCCCACAGTCATGGCTGGGCTCCTTACAGGGAACAAGATCATCTCCTACAATGCATGTGCTGCTCAGATGCTCTTTTTTGCAGCTTTCGCCACTGTGGAAAATTACCTCTTGGCCtcaatggcctatgaccgctatgcgGCAGTGTGCAGACCCTTACATTACACCACCACCATGACCataggtgtgtgtgcatgtctggcCACAGGCTCTTATGTCTGTGGTTTCCTGAATGCCTCCATCCACGTTGGAGACACTTTCAGTCTCTCTTTCTGTATGTCCAATGTGGTCCATCACTTTTTCTGTGACGTTCCTGCAGTCATGGCTCTGTCTTGCTCTGATAGGCATGTGAGTGAGCTAGTTCTTGTTTATGTAGTCAGCTTCAATGTCTTTTTTGCTCTCCTGGTTATCTTGATATCCTACATATTCATATTTCTCACCATCCTAAAGATGCACTCTTCTGCAGGATACCAGAAGGCTTTATCCACCTGTGCCTCTCACTTCACTGCTGTCTCCATCTTCTATGGAACTATTATCTTCATGTACTTACagcccagctccagccattcCATGGACACAGACAAGATGGCATCTGTGTTCTATGCTATGATCATCCCCATGCTGAACCCTGTGGTCTACAGCCTCCGGAACAAGGAGGTCAAGACTGCATTCATCAAGGTTGTTATAGAGGCAAAATTGGCCTTAGTATTGTTATTTTAATGTCCAACAAACAGTAAACTAGTTTTACTAAAACCACTGTGATATTAAGTGCCTTAAATGATATCCCTACCTATTCAAAAGTCTCTTGTCCTAAAATGAAATGTGTCCTAAAATGTAATAACCTAAACAACAGTGGATGAATGTCTTGAGGGCTGCTTGTCAAACACTTTATTGAGGatacttgtttatttattcatttattctacaTGCGATGTTTCTACACCATCAAtgcaaatacacataaaatagggCACAAACAAGACTGTGAACAGACATCTGTATGTGAGGCTCATGAGGATACATATACACTGAAGTGGAAAATTTCCCAGAATTAAACAGAATGTTGTTACGTTTAATAataatgatttaaatatttaatccatgaattgaaatagaaatttatgtttaatttcttttacttctttagtTGAATGCTGTTCTAAAAGTCCTAATTTGGCaatgaaaattataatgaaagcatgtgttttaacattttattgaaagATACATAGTAGCATCTTAagtgaattaatatttttgtcttcACTTAGTCATTGTATAGAATGAAAATGCtcaaattacaatttttaaaaggataaaacaGCCAGAGTATAAGAAAAATGCAGGaagaataaaagcatttttcaatttctttagaTATTACTACCAAGTTTCACACTGCTAAAATATTCACCGAAGACCAATATTgtgcatttttttctggaaatgctTTGAAATTGTTAATGATggtagcacatgtttatttttgtcaatttaaattactttttgttAATTCCCTATTCTTTTACACTACTTCATTTGCACTGACTTTCTTCACCGCGTAACTACTCCAAACATGTTCTTGCCTCAGGACATTTGTACTTGCTCGTTCATGTGTAGAACGTTTCCTAGTTCTATTAAGGTCATTGCTTAAATGTTACTTTATTGTAGGTCTCTTTCCTGAGCACCTttataaaatagtaatttttattcACCATGTACGACTGTTCTTTTTGTGTTACTCTTCATAGTAGTTATGAACTgtcacatactataaaattatttgtttatgtcTTTATTACCTCTCTCCCATACTAAAATTTTAAACCCCATGAAAGAAGTGGcttttactgttttgtttacaACAGATCCTCAGTACCTAAATGAGTATGTTTCAGAGTAGATTCTCAATAGATATCTGGTTAAATGAAtgattcaaataaaataattaaggttTGAGTATAACTGTATCATTTGTTGAATCTTTAAACCATTAGTGTATCAACAATAATATAAACCCAAATAGACATAAAGTGCACTTCAATTTCTGATTTGCTGAAAAGTTTTTATCCACATGCTTATTCAGTGCTTACAGTCTGACAATGATTTCCTGGATCCCATAATCAGGTGAGGTATCTGAAAGAATCTCATCATTTTTACTTAGAAATGATGCCTCATTAAGTGGCAAGTAACACATCCATAGATACTATTTAGTAAATCATAAAAAGACATTCGAGAGGAGAGAACCAAGAtagtggcgtgagtagagcagtggaaatctcctcccaaaaccaaatatatttttgaaaatacaacaaatagaactttaaaagagagaccagaagacacaggacaatagccaaaCTATATCCACACTTGCGAGAActcagcgccttgcgaagggggtaagatacaaaccccagcatggcgggacccaagcagccgtcaccccagctccaggtgggaggagaggagtcggagctgggggggtgggagagggatcccaggactgctgaacacccagccccagccatctgcacctggagcacagacacagtgcatgcgtggggtcctggatactagggaaacaggacagtaagatctgtgagcgggtccctgcactGGCACAcccaggaacaaagaaaagcaagtgctttttgaaagtcttaaagggacagggaccccacagctggacagaagcgtcctgggacacttagcccagcagctgcgaacctcagggagctctgggtgcccaaacccctgcagcgcagctcagaggccctccaccatgataaacagcctcccacctgttccccctctgacgagattctgccatattggagcagcagcccaagtcaggccacgcctacagcaactgcagagctaattAAACTCCATAGCATCCGGGCTAGAGCAaaagccccatctgcatgcagctgcccagcacaagccgctagaggccactgttctcccaggagagaaaggccacaagctggcaagaagggactttctcttacccaacacacgcgcCAACTCCCCACAAAtacatctatcaccatgaaaaggcagaagaaattgatacagaccaagatcacagaggcaaaccctgagaaggagatagacttaaccagtcttcttgaaaaagaattaaaaataaagctcataaccatgctgatggagatgcagagaaatatgcaagagctaagggatgaagtctggagggagattacagacatccagagggagattacag from the Manis javanica isolate MJ-LG chromosome 11, MJ_LKY, whole genome shotgun sequence genome contains:
- the LOC108401621 gene encoding olfactory receptor 5B3-like, with product MKNRTEVTQFVLLGLTDDPGLQVPLFIVFTLIYLITLIGNLGIIVLILLDSRLHTPMYFFLSNLSLVDFCYSSAVTPTVMAGLLTGNKIISYNACAAQMLFFAAFATVENYLLASMAYDRYAAVCRPLHYTTTMTIGVCACLATGSYVCGFLNASIHVGDTFSLSFCMSNVVHHFFCDVPAVMALSCSDRHVSELVLVYVVSFNVFFALLVILISYIFIFLTILKMHSSAGYQKALSTCASHFTAVSIFYGTIIFMYLQPSSSHSMDTDKMASVFYAMIIPMLNPVVYSLRNKEVKTAFIKVVIEAKLALVLLF